The following is a genomic window from Candidatus Hydrogenedentota bacterium.
AGACACGGCATAGAGCACATTTCCCCTTTTTGTTAGCTTCCGGACTGCTCTGCAATCCGTTTGTATAGTGATGGGAAGACTTATACAATCTCCGCTAATGATCTCGCAGCTTCGAAAAGACGTCGAGCAACTTGCGGTACCTGGCGGCCGAATGCCGGGAACGCCGGCGCATATCGCCGCGCGTGAATACATCATCGCGCGCGCGATACAGGAAGGTCTCGAGGGTTACGCCAACGATTCGTTTGAGTTGCCGTATAGCGAAGGCGAGATTCGACTGACCAACGTAATCGGCAGACTACCGGGGCTGCGCCCCGAATTGCCGCCCGTGTTAATTGCGGCGCACTACGACACATGCGGCACGACACCAGGCGCGGACGATAACGCAAGCGCCGTCGCTATCGCGTTAAGCGCCGTCGAACCGCTGCGCAAAGCGCGTCTGGATCGTTCAGTGCTCTTTGCATTTTTCGATGCCGAGGAGCCGCCGCATTTCCTCAAACCCACCATGGGCTCCACCTATTTCTATGAGCATCAACGCCGGGAGGAGATTCATTGCGCGGTCGTGTTGGACCTTGTAGGACACGATCTGCCCGCGCCGACGCTCGAGAACGCGCTGATTGTCATTGGCATGGAGAGCGACCCCGGTTTGGAGGGCGTGGTCCGGGCATGCGACCCTTCGCCCGGTTTGTCTACGCTGGTGACGTTGAACCGGTATATCGGCGATATGAGCGATCACCACATCTTTCGAATCAGCAAACGCCCCTATCTCTTTCTGACCTGTGCCCAGTGGGAGCATTTCCATCTGCCCACCGATACGCCGGAGAAGCTCAACTACGAGAAGATGGCGCACATCGCCGCGTACACGGTCCGTGCGACGATCGGCGTGGCAAGTGCTACGCTGGAAGGCCCCTTCGAGGGCTACGACACGACAGAGACGGAGCTCTATTTTGTGCGCAAGTACGCCAAGCCGATCGCGGATGCCCTTGGCAATCCGCTCCAATCGCGCACAGATCTTGAGTCGATGGTAAGTCTCCTGGCATCGGAAGGCGGCTTGCTGACGGGGCGGTAGATTTCAGGTGAACGCCGGGCATTGGCCCGTGAGCACGCGCCGGCAAGACCTGATGCCGCGCGCGGAATTAGCCCGGATTACTCACGAACACACTTTGCTTTCTCTCGCAACCAGCGCGTCTGCGGGACTTACAGCGAAGAATTGGGCAGTTCTCCGAAAACAGTGTGTGTTCGCGAGAAATCCTCATGGCATAGCCTCAAAATCTTGCAGGTGAGCAATTTGCGTCGGCGCTCAATAGCGCCGATGCAAATTGCGGGTTAGCTGGGCTCGTGATCGTACGTCTCTTTTCGACCCACCCACCGCAGCGCAAGAACTCCCACGACACCTGCGATGAGGCTGGCGGTGAATATGCCGAGTTTGGCCTGCGCAAGATGCCGAACTGCTTCGGATGCCGCGTCTCCAGTTGCGTACCCGTGCCCGCTTTGGGGAAACGCAAGCTCGTTTATGAATAGCGCCATGGTAAAACCGATGGCCGCGAGCCAACTCAATCCGTATACGTGCGACCAGCGAACGCCATCGGGCAAGTCGGCAAGCTTGAGCTTAATGGCAAGCCAAGAAAAGAGCATGATGCCCACCTGCTTGCCGAGCAGCAGGCCAAGGATTACGCCAATGGCGACTGGCGACGCGAAATCCTGAATGAGAGAACTGAAGTCGAGCGTGACACCCGAATTGGCAAAGGCAAAAAGCGGCATTACAAAGAATACGCAAAATGGGTGCAGCGCATGCTCAATACGCTGCAGCGGCGCCTCAACATGGTGGCATTCACGAAGAATGGAACGAATGAGCGACTGCTGTCGCGCATTGACAAGCAGTGGATTCTTGTAGTCTTCGGCTTCGCTGAACCGATAGAGCAACGTAGACAAGCGCCCCGAGAAGTGCGGTGTCTCGTAACGTGCGTCTGGAGGGATTGAGAAAGCCAGTAGCACGCCGGCTATCGTCGCATGGACGCCGGACTTTAGGAACGCGAACCACACGATGCACCCAAGGACCACATACGGAAACGTGTAGCGTACGCCGAGGCGGCTTAGGCCGAACGAGACCAACACGAGAAATCCGCCGAAGAACAAGGGGCGCATGGCGATCTGATCGGTGTAAAAGAGTGCGATGGTAACAACCGACCCGAGGTCGTCGACGATCGCGAGTGCAATCAGGAAAACCGGCAATGCGGGGGGGACGCGCGTCTTAACGAGCGCCATGCACCCGGCCGCGAACGCGATATCGGTCGCCATCGGTATACCCCAGCCGCGTACCGATTCCTCCCCCAAATTGCAGAGCGCATAGATCAGCGCGGGAAAGAGCATTCCGCCAATAGCGGCGGCTCCGGGCAGCAGGGCCTTTCGCACACTTGCCAATTCGCCCACGAGCAACTCGCGTTTGATTTCGAGCCCGACCAGGAAGAAGAAAATGGACATGAGTCCATCGTTGACCCAGTGATGCAGCGATTGAGACAATTCGAAATGGCCCACTGCAAAACCAAGTTCTATGTGCCACAGGTCGTTGTACCATTCTCGAAGCGGGGAATTGGCAAGGATTAAGGCGCCCAAGGCGGAAAACAATAGAATGCCAGCGGCGACAACGTCCTGCTTCAGGAATTGTGCAACTGGTGATATCTGTTCCAGAGGCGGTAATTCGTTGTCTCTGGTCATCGTATTCTCCCAACAGCCTGCAATACTTCTATTTTGAGCAAAATATGTCCGCAAATCCAGTTCGATACACTGCGGTGGATAGCGACACATGGGACGGCGATCCGGTTTTCCGTCCTGCGTCCTTGACGCGATGATAGGCAGTCTGACACGATCCAGCGTTTTTATGCCTTGCACGGTATCGGCGGCATGTGGACCTCAAGCCAAGAGCCGCACGTTCTATTCACAATCTGCACAGACCGGCATCAGGGTCTGTTAACCGTCGGAAATGGAAGTGAAATGAATCGAAACACCGCACCTTGGAAGGTCTCGTTACACGGCGGGCATTGCGGGGAGTTTTGCGATCACGCCGTCGGCACATTGCGCGAAGTGCTCGACGCAGCCATCGCCCAGGGATTCGCCACCTACGGTGTGAGCGAGCACGTCCCTCGCCATGGAGACCAGTACTTATACGAAAATGAGCTGTCACTGGGGTGGACCGTGGACAAGATCGCGGCAGACTTCGAAGCCTACGGGAAGGCCATCGCCGATGCTGCCGACGAGTACAGTGACCGCCTGATCGTGTTGCGGGGCTATGAAATCGAGATTGTCCCCCACGACCGCTATGTTTCCATCATGTTGGATTACCGAAAGCGCTTCGGGTTTGACTACATGGTCGGGTCTGTTCACTTCTATAAGGACATACTCATCGACGGGCCGATGAATCATTTTGAGCGCGCTGTGGAAACCGCCGGTGGACTGGAAGCGCTGGCGCTACGCTACTACGAGTCGGTTGCTGAGATGGTTCAGGCGTTGCGGCCGGAGGTCGTGGGGCATCTCGATCTGATTCGCAAGAATGGTCATCTGCTTGGCCCCGTGGAGACGCCGGCAATCCGGCGCGCGGCCGAAAGCACCCTCGAAGTCATCCGAGAGTGCGGAGGCATACTCGACTTGAATACGGCCGGCTGGAGAAAAGGCCTTGACTCGCCGTATCCCGCGCCATGGCTGGTCGAAAAAGCCCATTCCATGGGTGTTCCTTTCTGTTTTGGCGACGATAGTCACGGGCCTGATTTGGTGGGGGCTGGCGTCGTGGAAGCGCGGGACTACCTGCTCCAGAATGGCGTCGATTCCGTTACGGTACTCACGCGGGAAGACGGAGAAATTGTACGGCGGGCAGTTCCGTTGCAGTGAGCTAAGTAGCGGCGTTCGGCCTGGAGAATGCGCTAAGCACGCGCTTGAGTTCCGCGCGCAACGTGTCAAGCTGATAGGGCTTTTGAATGAATCCCGCTAGTCCTTCGCCTTTAAGCCGCCCGGTTACTTCCTGTTCGTTGTAGCCGCTGGACATGATCACGCGGGCCTCGGGATTGATGCGGCGAATTGCGCGAAATGCCTCCGCGCCATCCAGCACGGGCATCGTCATGTCAATCAACACGCAAGCGATTTCGGATTGCCGTGTCTCGTAGATGGAAATGGCTTCTTGTCCATCGTGCGCCACGATAACGTCGAATCCTAGTTTTCGAAGCATCGCCGTCGAAACATCCAGAATCGTATCTTCATCGTCGACAAGAAGAATGGCGCCCGCACCACGCCACGATTTGTCCTGAACGCTTCGGGTACCGGCCGGGATTTGAGCTTGATTGGGCGATACGGGTAGATAAACTCGAAAGGCGGTCCCTTTTCCTCTCTGACTCTCCACGCTGAGTACGCCATTGTGTCCGCGCACGATCCCTTGCACGGCAGCGAGTCCTAGCCCCCGTCCGGCAAACTTCGTGGTGAAGAAGGGATCGAAGATGCGCTCCAGCGTCTCCGGGTTCATTCCGCAACCCGTATCATCAACCTCCAGGCACACGTACAAACCTTCGGGCAAGTCGACGTCCTTAGCATGAGCGCGCAGCATAGCGGCGTCGCAACGTTGAGCGCTGGCCTTGATCGTAATCTCGCCCGCCTCCTCGCCAAATGATTCCGATGCATTTAAGACCAAGTTCATGATCACTTGCCTGAGTTGGCTTGCATCGCCTTCGACATGAGGCAGTGCACGATCCATGTGCAGGTTCAGTGTAGCCTTTTTCGAAATCGAAGTCCGCAGCAAATGGACGATCTCTTCAACCAGCTCGCGCAAATCGACCGTCTCAACCACGAAGCGTCCGCGGCCGGAATACGCCAGCATCTGACGGCACAGCTCAGCTGCCCTGCGGGAGGACTGAACAATGCCCCTGACATGCTCGCGAACCGGAGACATAGGTGACAATTCCTGCTCGGCCAGGTCAGCATGCCCTAGGATGGCCATAAGAAGATTGTTGAAGTCGTGCGCTATTCCCCCTGCCAGTACACCCAGACTCTCCAGTTTTTGCGTCTGCTGAATCTGGCGTTCGATCGACAGCCGCTCTACTTCTCCGCGCTTATACTCGGTAATGTCCAAGTGGGTTCCCGCGGCGCGTATAGCCTTGCCGGAGGCGTCCCGCTCGATCACTCTGCCTTTGGATAGGATCCAAACCCAATCGCCGCTTTTGCTCCGAAGGCGAAACTCATTTTCGTAGCCCGGCGTTTGTCCGTCCAAATGGGTCTGTAGCGTCGCGATGGCGCGATCCCTGTCGTCCGGGTGCAGCAGGCTCTCCCAAGTTGCATGTTTGCTCAGGATTTCCTCTTTCTGATATCCGAGCATGTTGGCCCAGCGATCGTTGTAGGTAGCCTCGCCGGTGACGGCATCGAAATCCCACGTACCCAACTCGGCCCCTTGAAGCGCCAGCTCCAATCGTTCGCGGCTGTTGCGCAATTCCTTCTCGTACCCGACGCGCTTGATGGCCTGGGCAAGGTTCTGCGCCGCGGCATGCAGCAAGTCCTGTTCGAAAGGTTCCCAAGGGCGTTCATCGACACAATTGTCAAAGCCCACAAAACCCACCAATTCGCCATCCACCAGTACGGGGATGAGCAACAACGACTGAATCCCCTGTGATTCGAGGAACATGCGCAATTCAGGGGACAAATCCCTCACGCGCGCTTCCACTGCCTTGCCTTGGCGGAACTGCTCCAGCCATGTCGCCAGATCGCCTACATACGGCAAGTTCTGCGTTTCAGGCCAATCCAGTGCGGACGTCACTTCCGGCGAATGCCACTCGGCGACTTGACTCATCAGAACGGTTCCATCCGGAGCCGTACTGTTCAAGAACACGTATACACGGCTTGCGCTCAGCAGGGGGCCGAGTGCCGAGACAAACTCCTGGTACGGCACTTCTGCGGTGGCATTCATCAGCACCCCAGCCGCTTTGTTCAGCGCAGACAAGTACGATTCTCGTGCAAGCAGCGCCCGGTGTGCCTCGCGCAGATCGGTGATGTCATGAAGCACAAGGAGATGTCCCAGCGCCTGGCCGCCGCCCCCCACCATGCTTTTGGCCCTGCAGCTAAAATCCCGCGGACCGGCCACTGTATTCAACGTTACCGTGAAGTCGGGATGCTCCGCGGCGCGATAGGCCGCATAAAGATGTTCACCAAATGCAGCAATACTCTTCAGGGGCATGCCCCGCAGGTGCTCGTCTTCCAGTGCAAAAGTGCGAATAGCGGTTGGATTCGTGTCGACCATTCGCTCCTTTTCGTCCAGTACGACCACGGAATCCGTCATGTTCTCGAGAAGGGCAGCCCGCGCGAACGGAATAAGTTGAAACAGGCCGAGACGCAGCCGCGCAAAAGCAATCAAGAGCGCGGAGATGCTCAAGAATGCAGTGGCCGGATTCCAATTGAGGAATGGCTGAATACCTGTTGTATACAGCGCGCCACCTGCCAGCGGCAGGATACTGCAGAATGCGACAACGGCGTACTGTCTTCGGAATAGCGGTCCTGCGGTGCGATACGAGTCGTACAACAAGACGACCGAAAACGCGAACGTCCCAAAGAAATAGGGGACATGCACGAGGTACTGCCACGCACCATAGTCCGCATCGACCATGGGTATGCTGTGAGAAGTCAAGTCAAGCGACGGTTCCACGCGAAATATATGGTGCCACTCACTGGTCCAGGCCAGGACGTTTGTGGCAACGGCGATTGATACCATCAGTCCCATGACAATGACGGGCGGCTTGTGTCGGCCCGTAATTCCCAACACGAGCAATAGCCAGAAGATGGGTAGGAAACTGATCCCCGCGAACTGAGCATTCGCCCAAAACAGCTTGGATTCGAGGTCGGGGGCCATCAATTCGAACGCATAGGTAATCGTCCACTCCAGGCACGTCGCAAGTACTCCGCCAAAAGCGCCTGCGACTTTTTCGTCGCGATTGCGCCATGCCACAAGACCCAACCAAATATAGAGTAACGAGGCGACTGCGAGAGGGCATATGTACGGTAGAATGGCCAGACTCATGTAGTAACGTCATCCATGCTGTGACTGCGTCCGAAGGTATTTAGCACAACATCTCACACTCCGGTGCGTGACCTCATGCCAATTTCTGGAGGTGCTTTGCACGCAGAGCGCTCGTGTAGGACAATTCCAATCCACGTCCATCGTACCATATCTAAATCCCGATGCGCTTACGTCTTGCACGGGCGCCTCGCGATTTCCGGGTCCGTCGGAATCGCCTATTTGACCGATTCCGATGGGAGTGGCAAAATACGTGCCTTGACTGCACGGGCTGCTTCGTCATTCGATGGCCCTGATTGTTCACTGGCGCGGCGAACCGCCTGTGGAACCCGAGGAGTAGAAAGCGAGGATCCGGATGGAGTTCTTTGAGGAACCTGAGTGCGACGACGAAAAGGATAAGCGGAGCGACGCATATTCAAGCCATCTGCTCAAGACCCGCACGATACTCATCGCCGGGCAAATCGATCAGGATGTCGCCGAGAAAACGATCAGCCAACTGGTCGTGCTCGACGCCCAGTCGAACGATCCAATTCGAGTCATTATCACGTCGCAGGGCGGACACGTGGATTCGGGCTATGCCATCCATGACATGCTGCGATTTGTGAATTCGGAGGTGATTTGCATCGGCGCCGGATGGGTCGCAAGCATTGCCGTCCCCATCCTGATGGGTGCGCCATTGAAAAAGAATCGAGTGGCGCTTCCCAATTGCCGTTTCTTGCTGCATCAGCCGAGCGGCGGAGCGGGCGGCCAATTGCAGGATATCCGGATTGAAGCGCAGGAAATGCTGAAGATTCGCGAGCGTCTGTATCATCTTATTGCCAAGGAAACCGGCCAGACCTTCGAGAAGGTCTCCAAAGACAGCGACCGCAATTACTGGATGTCGGCGGAAGAAGCAGCGAAATACGGCATCATCGACCGTGTAATTGGCTCTGCCAAAGAAATCGGCGGAAAGTAATCCAAATCCTCATCGACTTCATTCTGGGCGGTGCGACGGCCTCGCGCCGCCCGTTTCTTGTCTAGCGCAATTCCCCACGTGCCCCTTACACGTTTCCTGCATTCTGACTGCCTTCTCCGCCCTTCCTCTGCTATACTCGTTCTTCCAATCGTGGGGAATGCAGCAGAAGGAGTCGCGATCATGGGACGCAAGTTCGTGCTGGGGCTTGACTACGGTACCGAGTCGGCCAGGGCGTTGTTGGTGGCAGTGGACAATGGCGAGGAAGTCGGCATCGCGGCAGAACCGTATCCCGACGGAGTGATTGACGTGGCCCTTCCCGGGAGCGGCAAGAAGCTAGGGCCCGACTGGGCGCTGCAGAATCCGCGCGATTATTTGTATGTCCTGGAGAAAACCGTTGCGCGCGTACTCAAGGAATCCGGCGTAAGCGGTGACGATGTCATCGGCATCGGAACCGATTTCACAGCCTGCACGATGCTCCCAATCGACAAGGAAGGCACGCCGCTGTGCATGAAACCCGAGTTTGCCGACAATCCCAACGCATGGGTGAAGCTTTGGAAACACCATGCGGCACAGCCCGAAGCCGATCGCATCAATCAAGTGGCCGCGGAACGCGGAGAAGAGTTCCTGGCGCGCTACGGCGGCAAGATTTCCAGCGAGTGGTTCTTTCCAAAAGCGCTGCAGACGCTTGACGAAGCCCCTGAAGTCTATGAAGCGGCCGATCGCTTCATCGAAGCCGGCGACTGGATTGTGCTGCAGTTGTGCGGCGTCGACAAACGCAACGCTTGCGCGGCTGGCTACAAAGCCATATGGGATGAAGGCTATCCCGACCCCGCCTTCTTCAAAGCAGTGCACCCCAAATTCGAGAATGTCGTCCGCGACAAAATGAACGCCGAGATCGTGCCTTCTGGCGCGCGCGTCGGTGGACTGACTGCGGAAATGGCCAAGAAGCTTGGCCTCAAGCCCGGAACGGCTGTTGCCGCGGGCGGTGTGGACGCGCATGTTGCGGTTCCGGCGGCAACGGTGAGCGGCGCGGGCAAGATGGTGATGATAATGGGCACGAGTCTGTGCCACATGGTCTGCGGCACCGAGAAGCGCGCAATTAAAGGTATGTGCGGCGTAGTGAAGGACGGGATCCTGCCCGGATTCTACGGCTTCGAAGCCGGACAAACGGCTGTCGGCGATATCTTCGCGTGGTTTGTCAATGAGTGTGTGCCCGCGTATATCGTCGATGAGGCGAAGGCCGCGGGTCTTGACGTGCATGGATATCTCGCAAAGCAGGCCGCGCAGCTTAAGGTGGGAGAATCCGGAGTGCTGTGCCTCGATTGGTGGAACGGCAACCGGTCGATTCTCGTGGACGCGGATCTTACAGGTCTCATGATGGGTCTCACGCTGACGACGACTCCCGCGGAAATGTACCGTGCGGTCCTCGAAAGCACGGCGTTTGGGACGTATACCATCATTCGGCAATTGGAGGAAGGCGGCGTCCCGATCACCGAACTGTACGCCTGCGGTGGATTACCCGGCAAGAACCCTCTGCT
Proteins encoded in this region:
- a CDS encoding M28 family peptidase — its product is MISQLRKDVEQLAVPGGRMPGTPAHIAAREYIIARAIQEGLEGYANDSFELPYSEGEIRLTNVIGRLPGLRPELPPVLIAAHYDTCGTTPGADDNASAVAIALSAVEPLRKARLDRSVLFAFFDAEEPPHFLKPTMGSTYFYEHQRREEIHCAVVLDLVGHDLPAPTLENALIVIGMESDPGLEGVVRACDPSPGLSTLVTLNRYIGDMSDHHIFRISKRPYLFLTCAQWEHFHLPTDTPEKLNYEKMAHIAAYTVRATIGVASATLEGPFEGYDTTETELYFVRKYAKPIADALGNPLQSRTDLESMVSLLASEGGLLTGR
- the nhaA gene encoding Na+/H+ antiporter NhaA — translated: MTRDNELPPLEQISPVAQFLKQDVVAAGILLFSALGALILANSPLREWYNDLWHIELGFAVGHFELSQSLHHWVNDGLMSIFFFLVGLEIKRELLVGELASVRKALLPGAAAIGGMLFPALIYALCNLGEESVRGWGIPMATDIAFAAGCMALVKTRVPPALPVFLIALAIVDDLGSVVTIALFYTDQIAMRPLFFGGFLVLVSFGLSRLGVRYTFPYVVLGCIVWFAFLKSGVHATIAGVLLAFSIPPDARYETPHFSGRLSTLLYRFSEAEDYKNPLLVNARQQSLIRSILRECHHVEAPLQRIEHALHPFCVFFVMPLFAFANSGVTLDFSSLIQDFASPVAIGVILGLLLGKQVGIMLFSWLAIKLKLADLPDGVRWSHVYGLSWLAAIGFTMALFINELAFPQSGHGYATGDAASEAVRHLAQAKLGIFTASLIAGVVGVLALRWVGRKETYDHEPS
- a CDS encoding histidinol-phosphatase, with amino-acid sequence MNRNTAPWKVSLHGGHCGEFCDHAVGTLREVLDAAIAQGFATYGVSEHVPRHGDQYLYENELSLGWTVDKIAADFEAYGKAIADAADEYSDRLIVLRGYEIEIVPHDRYVSIMLDYRKRFGFDYMVGSVHFYKDILIDGPMNHFERAVETAGGLEALALRYYESVAEMVQALRPEVVGHLDLIRKNGHLLGPVETPAIRRAAESTLEVIRECGGILDLNTAGWRKGLDSPYPAPWLVEKAHSMGVPFCFGDDSHGPDLVGAGVVEARDYLLQNGVDSVTVLTREDGEIVRRAVPLQ
- a CDS encoding PAS domain-containing protein, with the protein product MSLAILPYICPLAVASLLYIWLGLVAWRNRDEKVAGAFGGVLATCLEWTITYAFELMAPDLESKLFWANAQFAGISFLPIFWLLLVLGITGRHKPPVIVMGLMVSIAVATNVLAWTSEWHHIFRVEPSLDLTSHSIPMVDADYGAWQYLVHVPYFFGTFAFSVVLLYDSYRTAGPLFRRQYAVVAFCSILPLAGGALYTTGIQPFLNWNPATAFLSISALLIAFARLRLGLFQLIPFARAALLENMTDSVVVLDEKERMVDTNPTAIRTFALEDEHLRGMPLKSIAAFGEHLYAAYRAAEHPDFTVTLNTVAGPRDFSCRAKSMVGGGGQALGHLLVLHDITDLREAHRALLARESYLSALNKAAGVLMNATAEVPYQEFVSALGPLLSASRVYVFLNSTAPDGTVLMSQVAEWHSPEVTSALDWPETQNLPYVGDLATWLEQFRQGKAVEARVRDLSPELRMFLESQGIQSLLLIPVLVDGELVGFVGFDNCVDERPWEPFEQDLLHAAAQNLAQAIKRVGYEKELRNSRERLELALQGAELGTWDFDAVTGEATYNDRWANMLGYQKEEILSKHATWESLLHPDDRDRAIATLQTHLDGQTPGYENEFRLRSKSGDWVWILSKGRVIERDASGKAIRAAGTHLDITEYKRGEVERLSIERQIQQTQKLESLGVLAGGIAHDFNNLLMAILGHADLAEQELSPMSPVREHVRGIVQSSRRAAELCRQMLAYSGRGRFVVETVDLRELVEEIVHLLRTSISKKATLNLHMDRALPHVEGDASQLRQVIMNLVLNASESFGEEAGEITIKASAQRCDAAMLRAHAKDVDLPEGLYVCLEVDDTGCGMNPETLERIFDPFFTTKFAGRGLGLAAVQGIVRGHNGVLSVESQRGKGTAFRVYLPVSPNQAQIPAGTRSVQDKSWRGAGAILLVDDEDTILDVSTAMLRKLGFDVIVAHDGQEAISIYETRQSEIACVLIDMTMPVLDGAEAFRAIRRINPEARVIMSSGYNEQEVTGRLKGEGLAGFIQKPYQLDTLRAELKRVLSAFSRPNAAT
- a CDS encoding ATP-dependent Clp protease proteolytic subunit, giving the protein MEFFEEPECDDEKDKRSDAYSSHLLKTRTILIAGQIDQDVAEKTISQLVVLDAQSNDPIRVIITSQGGHVDSGYAIHDMLRFVNSEVICIGAGWVASIAVPILMGAPLKKNRVALPNCRFLLHQPSGGAGGQLQDIRIEAQEMLKIRERLYHLIAKETGQTFEKVSKDSDRNYWMSAEEAAKYGIIDRVIGSAKEIGGK
- a CDS encoding ribulokinase, whose product is MGRKFVLGLDYGTESARALLVAVDNGEEVGIAAEPYPDGVIDVALPGSGKKLGPDWALQNPRDYLYVLEKTVARVLKESGVSGDDVIGIGTDFTACTMLPIDKEGTPLCMKPEFADNPNAWVKLWKHHAAQPEADRINQVAAERGEEFLARYGGKISSEWFFPKALQTLDEAPEVYEAADRFIEAGDWIVLQLCGVDKRNACAAGYKAIWDEGYPDPAFFKAVHPKFENVVRDKMNAEIVPSGARVGGLTAEMAKKLGLKPGTAVAAGGVDAHVAVPAATVSGAGKMVMIMGTSLCHMVCGTEKRAIKGMCGVVKDGILPGFYGFEAGQTAVGDIFAWFVNECVPAYIVDEAKAAGLDVHGYLAKQAAQLKVGESGVLCLDWWNGNRSILVDADLTGLMMGLTLTTTPAEMYRAVLESTAFGTYTIIRQLEEGGVPITELYACGGLPGKNPLLMQIFADVTNREIKISASDQTVALGGAMWGAVAAGAAAGGYDDVTAAAKNMARLRDTVYKPNPEAHAAYEKLYSIYRRLHDLFGQGGDSAMKDLKALRLGMHGH